A DNA window from Trichomycterus rosablanca isolate fTriRos1 chromosome 9, fTriRos1.hap1, whole genome shotgun sequence contains the following coding sequences:
- the ywhaqa gene encoding tyrosine 3-monooxygenase/tryptophan 5-monooxygenase activation protein, theta polypeptide a, giving the protein MDKTELIQKAKLAEQAERYDDMAASMKAVTEQGAELTNEERNLLSVAYKNVVGARRSAWRVISSIEQKTDVGDKKLQMVKEYREKVEGELKEICNDVLGLLSKYLIENSTNAESKVFYLKMKGDYYRYLAEVASGDDKKDTITNSQGAYQDAFDISKKEMQPTHPIRLGLALNFSVFYYEILNSPEQACTLAKQAFDEAIAELDTLNEDSYKDSTLIMQLLRDNLTLWTSDNAADDGDGGEGGEN; this is encoded by the exons atggaTAAGACAGAGCTGATCCAGAAGGCCAAACTGGCAGAGCAGGCTGAGCGCTATGATGACATGGCAGCATCCATGAAGGCAGTGACTGAGCAGGGTGCTGAGCTCACCAATGAGGAGAGGAACCTTCTCTCAGTCGCCTATAAAAACGTGGTTGGGGCCCGGAGATCGGCCTGGAGGGTCATCTCAAGTATCGAGCAGAAGACGGATGTTGGTGATAAGAAGCTTCAGATGGTGAAGGAGTACAGGGAGAAAGTGGAGGGGGAATTGAAGGAGATCTGCAACGATGTGCTG GGGCTGCTCAGCAAATATTTGATCGAGAACTCCACTAATGCTGAGAGCAAAGTCTTCTATTTAAAGATGAAGGGTGACTACTACAGATATCTTGCAGAGGTAGCCTCTGGTGATGATAAGAAGG ATACGATAACCAACTCTCAGGGTGCATACCAGGATGCGTTTGACATTAGTAAGAAGGAGATGCAGCCCACACACCCCATCCGCCTGGGTCTGGCCCTCAACTTCTCTGTGTTCTATTATGAGATTCTCAATTCTCCTGAGCAGGCTTGTACCCTGGCCAAACAG GCCTTTGATGAAGCCATCGCCGAGCTTGATACACTTAATGAAGACTCGTACAAAGACAGCACACTCATCATGCAGTTGCTTAGAGACAACCTCACA ttaTGGACCTCTGACAATGCAGCAGATGATGGAGATGGAGGGGAAGGAGGAGAGAACTAA